A genomic stretch from Caloenas nicobarica isolate bCalNic1 chromosome 3, bCalNic1.hap1, whole genome shotgun sequence includes:
- the RNF8 gene encoding E3 ubiquitin-protein ligase RNF8 isoform X2: MAARGASRLDWCLRRVGASGDWLLLEAGTQVTIGRGLDLTYQLVSKTCPLMISRKHCVFQQNAEGQWTVKDNKSLNGVWLNKQRLDPSKAYPITEGDRIQLGVPLENKETAEYEYEVIKEEWEKIRPFLAQRSDQGKAKSLRTKRKFSVEASETCGSEGPSHSRSKRDRVSCDSEPLGKPWGRIEEAKQLTGKMDVKQPSPGPSEEDRGPVCSSPVHSEKAVPVPHKDQKGSGLTQSWTGLEMLRKTLVDIMKLKVKVQEKQAAVLNVKQKRRKCAQKEILAMQQELQELQDQLCAEQEHQQQQVEELKRTFSEERQKLEGAKWQHGEEALKEQLAQVLQEHRALMEELSRSKKDFEEIIRAKNKELEETKEEKEKVRAQKEEVLNQMNEVLENELQCTICSEHFIEAVTLNCAHSFCSYCINEWTKRKVECPICRQEIKSKTRSLVLDNCIDRMVEKLDVEMKEHRLTLIRERKGERETECVGETSCGQ; encoded by the exons ATGGCGGCGCGCGGGGCCTCGCGCCTGGACTGGTGCCTCCGCCGGGTCGGGGCCAGCGGCgactggctgctgctggaggccgGCACGCAG GTAACTATTGGCCGAGGATTAGATCTCACGTACCAGCTCGTGTCAAAAACCTGTCCCTTGATGATCTCTCGTAAGCActgtgttttccagcagaatGCAGAAGGGCAGTGGACTGTCAAGGATAACAAG AGTCTAAACGGAGTCTGGCTTAATAAACAGCGCCTGGATCCCTCAAAAGCCTATCCAATCACTGAAGGAGACCGTATCCAGTTAGGAGTGCctttagaaaacaaagagaCTGCTGAGTATGAGTATGAAGTAATTAAAGAGGAATGGGAGAAAATCAGACCCTTTTTAGCCCAAAGGAGTGACCAGGGGAAAGCTAAGAGTTTAAGAACTAAACGTAAATTTAGTGTGGAGGCATCGGAGACATGTGGATCAGAAGGCCCTTCGCATTCCAGATCCAAAAGAGACAGAGTGTCCTGTGACAGTGAACCTTTGGGAAAACCATGGGGAAGGATAGAAGAGGCCAAACAGTTAACGGGGAAGATGGATGTCAAGCAGCCTTCTCCTGGACCAAGTGAGGAGGATCGTGGTCCAGTGTGTAGTAGCCCTGTGCACTCTGAGAAAGCTGTGCCTGTCCCCCATAAAGACCAGAAAGGCTCTGGTCTTACACAGTCGTGGACTGGCTTGGAAATGCTGAGGAAGACTCTAGTAGATATAATGAAGTTAAAGGTGAAAGTGCAGGAGAAGCAGGCAGCAGTTCTGAATGTGAAGCAGAAGCGCAGGAAGTGTGCTCAGAAGGAGATCCTGGCaatgcagcaggagctgcaggagttGCAGGACCAGCTGTGCGCGGAACAAGagcatcagcagcagcaggtggaaGAGCTGAAGAGGACGTTCTCTGAAGAGCGGCAGAAGTTAGAG gGAGCGAAGTGGCAACATGGGGAAGAGGCTCTGAAGGAGCAACTGGCCCAAGTCCTGCAAGAG CATCGTGCTTTGATGGAAGAACTGAGCCGTAGTAAAAAAGATTTTGAGGAGATAATTCGAGCCAAGAATAAAGAACTAGAAGAAACCAAG gaggagaaggaaaaggtgagAGCCCAAAAAGAAGAGGTGTTGAATCAGATGAATGAGGTGTTGGAGAACGAGTTGCAGTGCACAATCTGTTCTGAGCACTTCATCGAG GCAGTCACTCTGAACTGTGCGCACAGCTTCTGCTCCTACTGTATCAATGAGTGGACGAAACGTAAAGTGGAGTGCCCGATTTGCAGGCAGGAGATCAAATCAAAGACACGCTCTCTGGTTCTGGATAATTGCATTGACAGGATGGTAGAAAAACTGGACGTGGAAATGAAAGAGCATCGCCTGACCCTTATCAGAGAGCGGAAAGGTGAGAG
- the RNF8 gene encoding E3 ubiquitin-protein ligase RNF8 isoform X1, producing MAARGASRLDWCLRRVGASGDWLLLEAGTQVTIGRGLDLTYQLVSKTCPLMISRKHCVFQQNAEGQWTVKDNKSLNGVWLNKQRLDPSKAYPITEGDRIQLGVPLENKETAEYEYEVIKEEWEKIRPFLAQRSDQGKAKSLRTKRKFSVEASETCGSEGPSHSRSKRDRVSCDSEPLGKPWGRIEEAKQLTGKMDVKQPSPGPSEEDRGPVCSSPVHSEKAVPVPHKDQKGSGLTQSWTGLEMLRKTLVDIMKLKVKVQEKQAAVLNVKQKRRKCAQKEILAMQQELQELQDQLCAEQEHQQQQVEELKRTFSEERQKLEGAKWQHGEEALKEQLAQVLQEHRALMEELSRSKKDFEEIIRAKNKELEETKEEKEKVRAQKEEVLNQMNEVLENELQCTICSEHFIEAVTLNCAHSFCSYCINEWTKRKVECPICRQEIKSKTRSLVLDNCIDRMVEKLDVEMKEHRLTLIRERKEKQNVLVKPAADNDSSVISSICPIVLMSSCDSEDSEEDSYSHENYYII from the exons ATGGCGGCGCGCGGGGCCTCGCGCCTGGACTGGTGCCTCCGCCGGGTCGGGGCCAGCGGCgactggctgctgctggaggccgGCACGCAG GTAACTATTGGCCGAGGATTAGATCTCACGTACCAGCTCGTGTCAAAAACCTGTCCCTTGATGATCTCTCGTAAGCActgtgttttccagcagaatGCAGAAGGGCAGTGGACTGTCAAGGATAACAAG AGTCTAAACGGAGTCTGGCTTAATAAACAGCGCCTGGATCCCTCAAAAGCCTATCCAATCACTGAAGGAGACCGTATCCAGTTAGGAGTGCctttagaaaacaaagagaCTGCTGAGTATGAGTATGAAGTAATTAAAGAGGAATGGGAGAAAATCAGACCCTTTTTAGCCCAAAGGAGTGACCAGGGGAAAGCTAAGAGTTTAAGAACTAAACGTAAATTTAGTGTGGAGGCATCGGAGACATGTGGATCAGAAGGCCCTTCGCATTCCAGATCCAAAAGAGACAGAGTGTCCTGTGACAGTGAACCTTTGGGAAAACCATGGGGAAGGATAGAAGAGGCCAAACAGTTAACGGGGAAGATGGATGTCAAGCAGCCTTCTCCTGGACCAAGTGAGGAGGATCGTGGTCCAGTGTGTAGTAGCCCTGTGCACTCTGAGAAAGCTGTGCCTGTCCCCCATAAAGACCAGAAAGGCTCTGGTCTTACACAGTCGTGGACTGGCTTGGAAATGCTGAGGAAGACTCTAGTAGATATAATGAAGTTAAAGGTGAAAGTGCAGGAGAAGCAGGCAGCAGTTCTGAATGTGAAGCAGAAGCGCAGGAAGTGTGCTCAGAAGGAGATCCTGGCaatgcagcaggagctgcaggagttGCAGGACCAGCTGTGCGCGGAACAAGagcatcagcagcagcaggtggaaGAGCTGAAGAGGACGTTCTCTGAAGAGCGGCAGAAGTTAGAG gGAGCGAAGTGGCAACATGGGGAAGAGGCTCTGAAGGAGCAACTGGCCCAAGTCCTGCAAGAG CATCGTGCTTTGATGGAAGAACTGAGCCGTAGTAAAAAAGATTTTGAGGAGATAATTCGAGCCAAGAATAAAGAACTAGAAGAAACCAAG gaggagaaggaaaaggtgagAGCCCAAAAAGAAGAGGTGTTGAATCAGATGAATGAGGTGTTGGAGAACGAGTTGCAGTGCACAATCTGTTCTGAGCACTTCATCGAG GCAGTCACTCTGAACTGTGCGCACAGCTTCTGCTCCTACTGTATCAATGAGTGGACGAAACGTAAAGTGGAGTGCCCGATTTGCAGGCAGGAGATCAAATCAAAGACACGCTCTCTGGTTCTGGATAATTGCATTGACAGGATGGTAGAAAAACTGGACGTGGAAATGAAAGAGCATCGCCTGACCCTTATCAGAGAGCGGAAAG